One genomic window of Providencia hangzhouensis includes the following:
- the ampD gene encoding 1,6-anhydro-N-acetylmuramyl-L-alanine amidase AmpD: MKIHNGWLNNVTHIPSPHHDERPSNTIPYLLVIHNISLPPGQFGGPYINQLFTGTLNPDEHPFFNEIRHLRVSAHCLIRRDGAIIQYVPFHLRAWHAGQSSYQGQEKCNDFSIGIELEGTDFEPFTEEQYQSLTYLTNLLILEYPLIKNNITGHSNIAPGRKTDPGPFFDWGYYKNKLNNY, from the coding sequence ATGAAAATACACAATGGTTGGCTAAATAATGTGACTCATATCCCTTCTCCACATCATGATGAGCGCCCCTCTAATACCATACCTTATCTTCTAGTTATTCATAATATCAGCCTTCCTCCAGGACAATTTGGTGGCCCTTATATAAACCAATTATTTACAGGGACTTTAAACCCTGATGAACACCCATTTTTTAATGAAATCAGACATCTTCGAGTTTCAGCTCATTGCCTAATACGCCGTGATGGTGCAATCATTCAATATGTCCCCTTTCATTTACGGGCTTGGCACGCTGGGCAGTCTTCCTACCAAGGCCAAGAAAAATGCAACGACTTTTCTATTGGTATTGAGCTAGAAGGCACTGATTTTGAACCATTTACAGAAGAACAATATCAATCCCTTACTTATTTAACTAATTTACTTATACTTGAATACCCACTAATTAAAAATAATATTACTGGTCATAGTAATATAGCTCCTGGTCGTAAAACGGATCCTGGCCCATTTTTTGATTGGGGATATTATAAGAATAAATTAAACAATTATTAA
- a CDS encoding ATPase, T2SS/T4P/T4SS family, with the protein MNMTKNEQFIYKELKSICDRNYIIIIDYNQKRLSIAVVKKPDDNLIATLKFIASVPVCYDIWPKEKIDHYFNNTIHEIKEEESSYQSPEPELLSTSSPAISFVEELLKTAVHKRSSDIHLEPTKQGLKIRLRVDGKLYFIPSPPYEINSEIIARIKILAKMNIAEKRFPQDGQMSWYFDGQNYSIRLSSIPTIHGEKLVLRILNTQLKYSLEHIGMCSSLLELLKEYLNRPQGLILVTGPTGSGKTVTLYSYLEYLNQSSRNITTIEDPIEIPLQGINQTQVNEKYKLNFSSILRALLRQDPDVIMIGEIRDEETAKIATRAAQTGHLVLSTLHTNCTFSAIERMNQLGVENSQLKSCLKMVIAQRLVRKLCPHCKEKTPKKTKLHNNCVINEWSSKGCELCFSGFMGRTAVYEYIDQSNISEILTKNTLENQSNFVNLFNAGIELVEMSETTLQEIYSIIGNGVN; encoded by the coding sequence ATGAACATGACTAAAAACGAGCAGTTTATTTATAAAGAACTTAAGAGTATATGTGATAGAAATTACATTATAATCATCGATTATAATCAAAAACGGTTATCTATAGCTGTTGTTAAAAAACCAGATGACAACTTGATAGCCACATTAAAATTTATTGCTAGTGTCCCTGTATGCTATGATATTTGGCCAAAAGAAAAAATAGACCATTATTTTAATAATACAATACATGAAATAAAAGAGGAAGAAAGTAGTTATCAATCTCCAGAACCCGAACTATTAAGCACTTCATCTCCTGCGATTAGTTTTGTTGAGGAGCTATTAAAAACAGCAGTTCATAAACGCTCATCAGATATACACCTTGAGCCGACTAAGCAAGGGTTAAAAATTCGATTACGTGTCGATGGAAAGTTATATTTTATTCCTTCTCCACCTTACGAAATTAATAGTGAAATTATTGCTCGTATAAAAATATTGGCAAAAATGAATATCGCGGAGAAAAGATTTCCACAAGATGGCCAAATGAGTTGGTACTTTGATGGACAAAACTATAGCATCCGTCTTTCTAGTATTCCGACAATTCATGGTGAAAAATTGGTCTTACGTATTTTAAATACACAATTAAAATATTCTTTAGAGCACATAGGGATGTGCTCTTCCCTTCTAGAGTTATTAAAAGAGTATTTAAATCGTCCACAAGGATTAATTTTAGTCACAGGGCCGACAGGAAGCGGTAAAACAGTAACTCTTTATAGCTACTTAGAATATTTAAATCAATCCTCAAGAAATATAACAACCATTGAAGACCCAATTGAAATTCCATTACAAGGAATCAACCAAACTCAAGTCAATGAAAAATATAAACTTAATTTTTCTTCTATTTTAAGGGCGCTACTGCGACAAGACCCTGATGTCATTATGATCGGTGAGATTCGTGATGAAGAAACAGCTAAGATCGCGACTCGAGCAGCGCAAACTGGCCATCTAGTTTTGTCGACATTGCATACCAATTGTACATTCAGTGCAATAGAGAGAATGAACCAATTAGGAGTAGAAAATAGTCAACTTAAATCATGTTTGAAAATGGTTATTGCACAAAGATTAGTAAGAAAACTTTGCCCTCACTGCAAAGAAAAAACACCTAAGAAAACTAAATTACACAATAACTGTGTAATTAATGAATGGTCCTCAAAGGGGTGTGAGCTATGTTTTTCTGGTTTTATGGGAAGAACCGCTGTTTATGAATATATAGATCAAAGCAATATTAGCGAAATACTGACAAAAAATACATTAGAAAATCAAAGTAATTTTGTTAACCTTTTTAATGCAGGAATAGAGCTCGTTGAAATGAGTGAGACAACTCTCCAAGAAATCTATTCTATCATCGGAAATGGAGTAAATTAA
- the nadC gene encoding carboxylating nicotinate-nucleotide diphosphorylase, whose translation MTIRRYDEQQRRKMLLERLQVDIPFMVSVALKEDLGQSVDYKKDITGQLLNVGTQASARIITREHGVFCGKQWLDEVFLQLGGQVNIDWKVQDGETVTPNQVLCEMHGPSQILLTGERTSLNFIQTLSSVSSITAEYVKQITGTRAKLLDTRKTIPGLRTALKYAVLMGGGFNHRLGLSDAYLIKENHIISAGSVERAVELARSAHPDVPIEIEVESLDELLRALKANADIIMLDNFTPVMMKEAVVLTAGKAALEVSGDVTLETIKEFAETGVDFISVGALTKHIKAMDLSMRFIDKNR comes from the coding sequence ATGACTATACGGCGATATGATGAACAACAAAGACGTAAAATGCTTCTTGAGCGGTTACAGGTTGACATTCCTTTTATGGTCAGTGTTGCTTTGAAAGAAGATTTAGGTCAATCTGTTGATTATAAAAAAGATATTACTGGTCAGCTGTTAAATGTAGGTACACAAGCGAGTGCTCGAATTATTACTCGTGAACATGGCGTTTTCTGTGGGAAACAATGGTTAGATGAAGTTTTTCTTCAACTTGGTGGGCAAGTCAACATTGATTGGAAAGTTCAAGATGGTGAAACCGTTACCCCTAACCAAGTTCTCTGTGAGATGCATGGCCCATCACAAATTTTATTAACAGGTGAACGCACCTCTTTGAATTTCATTCAAACGCTTTCTTCTGTTTCAAGTATAACTGCCGAATATGTAAAACAAATCACAGGTACAAGAGCGAAGTTACTTGATACCCGTAAAACTATCCCTGGTTTAAGAACCGCTTTAAAATATGCGGTATTGATGGGGGGAGGGTTTAATCATCGTCTAGGTTTATCTGATGCTTACTTAATAAAAGAAAACCATATTATATCTGCAGGTTCAGTCGAGCGAGCTGTTGAATTAGCGCGTAGCGCCCATCCGGATGTCCCAATTGAAATTGAAGTAGAAAGCTTAGATGAGCTATTACGAGCTTTAAAAGCGAATGCTGATATCATTATGTTGGATAATTTTACTCCAGTTATGATGAAAGAAGCGGTAGTGTTAACGGCAGGAAAAGCGGCACTTGAAGTTTCTGGCGATGTCACATTAGAAACGATAAAAGAGTTCGCAGAAACAGGGGTTGATTTTATTTCTGTTGGGGCGCTAACCAAACATATTAAAGCCATGGATTTGTCTATGCGTTTTATTGATAAGAATAGGTAA
- the aceF gene encoding pyruvate dehydrogenase complex dihydrolipoyllysine-residue acetyltransferase, with protein sequence MSIEIQVPDIGADEVEVTEVMVKVGDKVEAEQSLITVEGDKASMEVPSPQAGVVKEIKIAVGDKVTTGKLIMVFEAEAGAAAPAPAEAPTAPAAAPSAAASKDVAVPDIGGDEVEVTEIMVKVGDKVEAEQSLITVEGDKASMEVPAPFAGTVKEIKIATGDKVKTGSLIMVFEVAGAAPAAAPAAQAAAPAAPAASAIKDVNVPDIGGDEVEVTEVMVKVGDTVSAEQSIITVEGDKASMEVPAPFAGTVKEIKIATGDKVKTGSLIMTFEVAGAAPAAAPAAQPSAPAPAAAPAQAAPAKATDSKTEFVENDAYIHATPVIRRLAREFGVNLAKVKGTGRKGRILREDVQAYVKDAVKRAEAPAAAGGGLPGMLPWPKVDYSKFGEVEEVELGRIQKISGANLSRNWVMIPHVTLMEEVDTTEVEEFRKQQNKEAEKKKLDVKITPLVFVMKAVARALEEMPRFNSSISEDAQRLFLKKYINIGIAVDTPNGLVVPVFKDVNKKGILELSRELMEVSKKARAGKLTASDMQGGCFTISSLGGIGTTGFAPIVNAPEVAIMGLSRSSMKPVWNGSEFVPRLILPMSLSFDHRVIDGADGARFITLVGQLMSDIRRLVM encoded by the coding sequence ATGTCTATTGAAATCCAAGTGCCTGATATCGGTGCTGATGAAGTTGAAGTCACCGAAGTGATGGTTAAAGTTGGCGACAAAGTAGAAGCTGAGCAATCGCTTATTACCGTTGAAGGTGATAAGGCTTCTATGGAAGTCCCATCTCCACAAGCGGGTGTGGTAAAAGAAATTAAAATTGCTGTTGGCGATAAAGTGACAACAGGCAAATTAATCATGGTATTCGAAGCGGAGGCGGGTGCAGCAGCGCCTGCTCCTGCAGAAGCCCCTACGGCTCCAGCGGCAGCGCCAAGCGCAGCTGCATCTAAAGATGTTGCTGTTCCAGATATCGGTGGCGATGAAGTTGAAGTTACTGAAATCATGGTTAAAGTCGGTGACAAAGTAGAAGCTGAGCAATCTTTAATTACTGTTGAAGGTGACAAAGCTTCAATGGAAGTTCCTGCACCATTTGCTGGAACGGTTAAAGAAATCAAAATTGCAACCGGTGATAAAGTTAAAACCGGCTCATTGATTATGGTCTTTGAAGTTGCAGGCGCAGCACCTGCGGCGGCACCAGCTGCACAAGCTGCTGCACCAGCGGCTCCAGCAGCATCAGCAATTAAAGATGTTAACGTTCCAGATATCGGTGGTGATGAAGTTGAAGTCACTGAAGTCATGGTAAAAGTGGGTGATACCGTTTCTGCTGAGCAATCAATCATTACCGTTGAAGGTGACAAAGCGTCAATGGAAGTTCCTGCGCCATTTGCTGGAACAGTTAAAGAAATCAAGATTGCGACTGGCGATAAAGTGAAAACTGGCTCGCTGATCATGACTTTTGAAGTGGCAGGTGCAGCGCCTGCAGCGGCTCCAGCAGCTCAACCGTCTGCTCCGGCTCCAGCGGCAGCTCCTGCACAAGCAGCGCCAGCGAAAGCAACTGACAGCAAAACTGAATTTGTTGAAAACGACGCATATATCCATGCAACACCGGTTATTCGCCGCTTAGCGCGTGAATTTGGTGTTAACTTAGCGAAAGTTAAAGGTACAGGTCGTAAGGGCCGTATCCTGCGTGAAGACGTTCAAGCTTACGTGAAGGATGCCGTAAAACGTGCGGAAGCTCCTGCAGCTGCGGGTGGTGGTTTACCAGGTATGCTGCCATGGCCGAAAGTGGATTACAGTAAATTCGGTGAAGTTGAAGAAGTTGAACTGGGTCGTATCCAAAAAATCTCTGGTGCTAACCTGAGCCGTAACTGGGTAATGATCCCGCACGTTACGCTGATGGAAGAAGTGGATACCACTGAAGTTGAAGAATTCCGTAAGCAACAAAACAAAGAAGCTGAGAAGAAAAAACTGGATGTGAAAATCACACCATTAGTTTTTGTCATGAAAGCTGTTGCTCGTGCTCTGGAAGAAATGCCACGCTTTAATAGCTCCATTTCTGAAGATGCACAGCGTCTGTTCCTGAAAAAATATATTAACATCGGTATTGCCGTAGATACTCCAAATGGCTTAGTTGTTCCTGTCTTCAAAGACGTTAACAAAAAAGGCATTTTAGAGCTATCTCGCGAACTGATGGAAGTTTCTAAGAAAGCGCGTGCAGGTAAACTGACTGCGTCTGATATGCAAGGTGGTTGCTTCACGATTTCAAGCCTTGGTGGTATCGGAACTACCGGTTTTGCACCTATCGTGAATGCACCAGAAGTTGCAATTATGGGACTGTCACGTTCTTCAATGAAACCTGTTTGGAATGGTAGCGAATTTGTTCCTCGCCTAATCCTGCCAATGTCACTGTCCTTTGACCATCGTGTAATCGATGGTGCTGATGGAGCTCGCTTCATCACCCTAGTAGGGCAATTAATGAGCGATATTCGCCGTTTAGTGATGTAA
- the ppdD gene encoding prepilin peptidase-dependent pilin, with protein MNQQGFSLIEIMVVIAIISILSAIAIPGYQSYMQKAAITDVLQTVIPYKNSVEICSFNRGSLSQCNGGNDDIPTNITGKYISKIEVKSGVITFSTDKSLSGLKVTLTPTLPSIGNPFNWTVVCENKDNAKLKSLCNKTFVF; from the coding sequence ATGAATCAACAAGGATTTTCACTCATTGAAATTATGGTAGTAATTGCAATTATATCAATTCTAAGTGCTATTGCTATCCCTGGCTATCAAAGCTATATGCAAAAAGCAGCAATTACTGATGTACTCCAGACTGTTATCCCATATAAAAACAGTGTTGAAATATGTAGCTTTAATCGAGGGAGTTTATCACAATGTAATGGAGGCAATGATGATATCCCTACCAATATAACTGGAAAATACATTAGTAAAATAGAAGTTAAATCTGGGGTTATTACATTTTCTACTGACAAATCATTATCAGGCTTAAAAGTCACATTAACACCAACCCTTCCTAGCATAGGCAACCCCTTTAATTGGACAGTTGTTTGCGAAAACAAAGATAATGCCAAATTGAAGTCATTATGTAATAAAACCTTTGTGTTTTAA
- the aceE gene encoding pyruvate dehydrogenase (acetyl-transferring), homodimeric type, whose product MSDMLKNDVDPIETRDWLQAIESVIREEGVDRAQFIIEQVLSEARKGGVNIAAGASGHSDYINTIAVEDEPAYPGNMDLERRIRSAIRWNAVMTVLRASKKDLELGGHMASFQSSATLYEVCFNHFFRAHNNNDGGDLVFFQGHISPGIYARAFLEGRLTEEQMNNFRQEIGGNGLSSYPHPKLMPDFWQFPTVSMGLGPINAIYQAKFLKYLDNRGLKDTSAQRVYAFLGDGEMDEPESKGAITIATRDKLDNLVFVINCNLQRLDGPVTGNGKIVNELEGIFNGAGWQVIKVMWGDRWDELLRKDTSGKLVQLMNETLDGDYQTFKSRDGAYVREHFFNRYPETAALVKDMTDDEIWALNRGGHDPKKVYAAFKKAQETKGKPTVILAQTIKGYGMGETAEGKNIAHQVKKMNMDGVRHFRDQFNVPVADEQIEKLPYITFEKDSEEYKYLHERRQALGGYLPARRSTFDEKLDIPALADFSQLLEEQSKEISTTIAFVRALNVMLKNKSIKERLVPIIADEARTFGMEGLFRQIGIYSPKGQQYTPQDREQVAYYKEDSKGQILQEGINELGAGSSWLAAATSYSTNNLPMIPFYIYYSMFGFQRIGDLMWAAGDQQARGFLIGGTSGRTTLNGEGLQHEDGHSHIQSLTIPNCISYDPAFAYEVAVIMQDGLERMYGEKQENVYYYITTLNENYHMPAMPEGVEEGIRKGIYKLASVEGSKGKVQLLGSGSMMRHVREAADILSAEYGIGSDVYSVTSFTELARDGQDCERWNMLHPSEAPRVPYIAQVMNDAPAVASTDYMKLFAEQVRTYVPASDYRVLGTDGFGRSDSRENLRHHFEVDTSYVIVAALGELAKRGEIDVKVVEEAIKKYNINPDKVNPRLA is encoded by the coding sequence ATGTCAGATATGTTAAAAAATGACGTGGATCCGATTGAAACTCGCGACTGGCTACAGGCGATTGAATCGGTCATCCGTGAAGAAGGTGTTGATCGTGCTCAGTTTATTATCGAACAGGTATTAAGCGAAGCGCGTAAAGGCGGTGTTAATATTGCCGCTGGTGCATCTGGTCATTCTGATTACATCAACACAATTGCTGTTGAAGATGAGCCGGCATACCCTGGTAACATGGATTTAGAGCGCCGTATTCGCTCTGCAATTCGTTGGAACGCAGTGATGACTGTTTTACGCGCTTCCAAAAAAGACTTAGAACTGGGTGGCCATATGGCTTCTTTCCAGTCATCAGCAACTTTATATGAAGTGTGCTTTAACCACTTCTTCCGTGCACATAATAACAATGACGGCGGGGATTTAGTCTTCTTCCAAGGCCACATCTCTCCAGGTATTTACGCACGTGCGTTCTTGGAAGGCCGCTTAACTGAAGAGCAAATGAACAACTTCCGTCAAGAAATTGGTGGAAATGGTCTGTCTTCTTATCCACACCCTAAATTAATGCCTGATTTCTGGCAGTTCCCTACGGTATCAATGGGTCTGGGTCCAATTAATGCTATTTATCAAGCGAAATTCCTGAAATACCTTGATAACCGCGGACTGAAAGATACATCAGCTCAGCGCGTATATGCATTCCTTGGTGATGGTGAGATGGATGAGCCAGAGTCTAAAGGTGCAATTACTATCGCAACTCGCGATAAATTAGATAACTTAGTATTTGTTATCAACTGTAACCTGCAACGTTTAGATGGACCAGTTACAGGTAATGGTAAAATTGTTAATGAACTAGAAGGTATCTTTAATGGTGCTGGCTGGCAAGTTATCAAAGTTATGTGGGGCGACCGTTGGGATGAATTACTGCGTAAAGATACAAGCGGTAAACTTGTTCAATTAATGAACGAAACCTTAGACGGCGACTACCAAACCTTTAAATCACGTGACGGTGCATACGTTCGTGAACACTTCTTTAATCGTTACCCAGAAACTGCAGCATTAGTTAAAGATATGACTGATGATGAAATTTGGGCACTGAACCGTGGTGGTCACGATCCGAAGAAAGTGTACGCAGCGTTCAAAAAAGCACAAGAAACTAAAGGCAAACCAACTGTTATTTTAGCTCAAACCATTAAAGGTTATGGCATGGGTGAAACTGCAGAAGGTAAAAACATTGCTCACCAAGTGAAGAAAATGAACATGGATGGCGTTCGTCATTTCCGTGATCAATTCAATGTACCCGTTGCTGATGAGCAAATTGAAAAACTACCATACATTACGTTTGAAAAAGATTCCGAAGAGTACAAATATCTGCATGAGCGCCGTCAAGCGTTAGGTGGTTATTTGCCAGCTCGTCGTTCAACCTTTGATGAAAAATTGGATATCCCTGCACTGGCAGATTTCAGCCAATTATTGGAAGAACAATCTAAAGAAATTTCAACAACTATCGCGTTCGTTCGTGCGTTGAACGTTATGTTGAAAAACAAATCGATCAAAGAGCGTTTAGTACCAATCATCGCTGATGAAGCGCGTACATTTGGTATGGAAGGTTTATTCCGCCAAATCGGTATCTATAGCCCTAAAGGTCAGCAATATACTCCGCAAGACCGTGAGCAAGTTGCTTACTATAAAGAAGACTCGAAAGGTCAAATTCTGCAAGAAGGTATCAATGAGCTGGGAGCGGGTTCTTCTTGGCTAGCGGCTGCGACATCATACAGCACTAACAACTTGCCGATGATCCCGTTCTATATCTACTACTCAATGTTTGGTTTCCAACGTATTGGTGACTTGATGTGGGCAGCGGGTGACCAACAAGCACGCGGTTTCTTAATTGGTGGTACTTCAGGCCGTACAACACTGAATGGTGAAGGTCTACAGCATGAAGATGGCCATAGCCATATTCAATCACTGACTATCCCTAACTGTATTTCTTATGACCCAGCTTTCGCTTACGAAGTTGCGGTGATCATGCAAGACGGCTTAGAGCGTATGTACGGTGAGAAACAAGAAAACGTTTACTACTACATCACGACGCTGAACGAAAACTACCACATGCCAGCAATGCCAGAAGGCGTAGAAGAAGGTATCCGTAAAGGTATCTATAAACTGGCTTCGGTTGAAGGTAGCAAAGGTAAAGTTCAGCTGTTAGGTTCAGGTTCGATGATGCGCCACGTGCGTGAAGCCGCTGACATCTTGTCTGCTGAATATGGAATTGGTTCTGATGTCTATAGCGTGACTTCATTCACTGAATTGGCACGTGATGGCCAAGATTGTGAGCGTTGGAACATGCTGCACCCATCTGAAGCACCACGTGTTCCATACATTGCTCAAGTTATGAATGATGCACCAGCAGTTGCATCAACTGACTATATGAAACTGTTTGCAGAACAAGTTCGTACTTATGTTCCTGCAAGTGATTACCGTGTTCTGGGTACAGATGGTTTCGGTCGTTCAGACAGTCGTGAAAACCTGCGTCACCACTTTGAAGTGGATACATCCTATGTGATCGTTGCAGCGTTAGGTGAATTAGCTAAACGTGGTGAGATTGATGTAAAAGTCGTTGAAGAAGCGATTAAAAAATACAACATCAACCCAGATAAAGTTAACCCACGTTTGGCATAA
- a CDS encoding DUF596 domain-containing protein, translating to MISNIEYKTIAEYAETQALDGLWAYLTPDMLPSLHAMYDNFPFQERKKIFFWFLDKLLRDGKLKLAKYGKFLSGSIDEQLQCFYTAFPETEEQLIDQFWFFDEECPGGAVWILKDGTVEWT from the coding sequence ATGATATCAAATATTGAATATAAAACTATTGCTGAATACGCTGAAACCCAAGCCCTTGATGGGTTATGGGCGTATCTCACGCCAGATATGCTTCCTTCGCTCCATGCTATGTATGATAATTTTCCTTTTCAGGAAAGGAAAAAAATATTTTTTTGGTTCTTAGACAAGTTACTACGTGATGGAAAGTTAAAATTAGCTAAGTATGGTAAATTTTTAAGTGGTTCAATAGATGAACAATTACAGTGCTTCTATACTGCATTTCCAGAAACAGAAGAGCAATTAATTGATCAGTTTTGGTTTTTTGATGAAGAATGCCCTGGCGGAGCCGTTTGGATACTTAAAGATGGGACAGTAGAATGGACGTAG
- the lpdA gene encoding dihydrolipoyl dehydrogenase: MSTEIKAQVVVLGAGPAGYSAAFRCADLGLETVLVERYSTLGGVCLNVGCIPSKALLHVAKVIEEAKALAEHGIVFGEPKTDISKVRLWKEKVINQLTGGLAGMAKGRKVNVVNGFGKFTGANTLVVEGENGSTTINFDNAIIAAGSRPIQLPFIPHEDPRIWDSTDALELKEVPERLLVMGGGIIGLEMGTVYHALGSQIDVVEMFDQVIPAADKDVVKVFTKQISKKFNLLLETKVTAVEAKEDGIYVSMEGKKASAEPQRYDAVLVAIGRVPNGKNLDAGKAGVEVDDRGFIHVDKQMRTNVPHIFAIGDIVGQPMLAHKGVHEGHVAAEVISGLKHYFDPKVIPSIAYTEPEVAWVGLTEKEAKEQNISYEVATFPWAASGRAIASDCAEGMTKLIFDKQSNRVIGGAVVGVNGGELLGEIGLAIEMGCDAEDLALTIHAHPTLYESIGMAAEIYEGSITDLPNAKAKKKK; encoded by the coding sequence ATGAGTACTGAAATTAAAGCCCAAGTCGTTGTGCTTGGTGCAGGCCCTGCAGGCTATTCTGCGGCTTTCCGTTGCGCTGACTTAGGTTTAGAAACTGTTTTAGTAGAACGTTATTCAACCCTTGGTGGTGTTTGTTTAAACGTTGGTTGTATTCCTTCTAAAGCTTTACTCCATGTTGCAAAAGTGATCGAAGAAGCAAAAGCTTTAGCAGAACACGGCATCGTTTTTGGTGAGCCAAAAACTGACATTTCCAAAGTTCGCTTATGGAAAGAAAAAGTGATTAATCAGCTGACGGGTGGTCTGGCTGGTATGGCTAAAGGCCGTAAAGTTAACGTAGTTAACGGCTTCGGTAAATTCACAGGTGCCAACACGCTGGTTGTTGAAGGTGAAAACGGTAGCACAACTATCAATTTCGATAACGCAATTATTGCTGCGGGTTCCCGTCCAATTCAATTACCATTCATTCCACATGAAGACCCACGTATTTGGGACTCAACCGATGCATTAGAACTGAAAGAAGTTCCTGAGCGTCTGCTGGTTATGGGTGGGGGTATCATCGGTTTAGAAATGGGAACTGTGTATCATGCACTGGGTTCTCAAATCGATGTGGTTGAAATGTTTGACCAAGTCATCCCAGCGGCTGACAAAGATGTGGTTAAAGTATTCACTAAACAAATCAGTAAAAAATTCAATCTTCTGTTAGAAACTAAAGTAACAGCCGTTGAAGCGAAAGAAGACGGTATCTACGTTTCTATGGAAGGCAAAAAAGCTTCCGCAGAGCCGCAACGTTACGATGCTGTATTAGTGGCAATCGGCCGTGTTCCTAATGGTAAAAACTTGGATGCAGGCAAAGCTGGCGTTGAAGTTGATGACCGTGGCTTTATCCATGTCGATAAGCAAATGCGCACTAACGTTCCTCATATCTTCGCTATCGGTGATATCGTTGGCCAGCCAATGTTGGCTCACAAAGGTGTTCACGAGGGGCACGTTGCCGCAGAAGTTATCTCTGGTCTGAAACATTACTTTGACCCGAAAGTGATCCCATCAATCGCTTATACTGAGCCAGAAGTTGCATGGGTTGGTTTAACTGAGAAAGAAGCGAAAGAACAAAATATCAGCTACGAAGTTGCGACTTTCCCATGGGCAGCATCAGGCCGTGCAATTGCATCTGATTGCGCCGAAGGTATGACTAAGCTGATTTTCGACAAACAATCTAACCGTGTTATCGGTGGGGCTGTTGTCGGTGTGAACGGTGGTGAATTACTGGGCGAAATCGGCCTAGCAATTGAAATGGGTTGTGATGCTGAAGATTTAGCATTAACTATCCATGCTCACCCAACACTGTATGAATCAATCGGTATGGCTGCTGAAATTTACGAAGGTAGCATTACTGATTTACCAAACGCAAAAGCGAAAAAGAAAAAATAA
- the pdhR gene encoding pyruvate dehydrogenase complex transcriptional repressor PdhR, with product MTYGKIRQPKLSDVIEQRLEHLIFEGTLRPGEKLPPERELAKQFDVSRPSVREAIQTLEAKGLLSRRQGGGTFVQKKMWQSFSDPLAQLLEGNPESQFDLLETRHALEGIAAYYAALRGTDEDLERIRQSYELIKTAQENGGLEAESDAVLQYQLIVTEAAHNVVLLHLLRCMIPMLEQNIRQNFEFLYTRKEMYKAVSEHRAQIFAAIMAREPEKAREASHRHLAFIEDLLLDISREQTRRERSLRRLQQHPDLN from the coding sequence ATGACTTACGGTAAAATTCGCCAACCAAAGTTATCAGATGTAATAGAGCAGCGTCTCGAACATCTTATTTTCGAAGGGACATTACGCCCTGGCGAAAAGCTGCCTCCTGAGCGCGAACTTGCAAAACAGTTTGACGTATCTCGACCATCAGTGCGTGAAGCAATTCAAACATTAGAGGCGAAAGGCCTTTTATCTCGCCGCCAAGGTGGTGGAACATTCGTGCAAAAGAAAATGTGGCAAAGCTTTAGTGACCCTTTAGCTCAGCTACTTGAAGGCAATCCAGAATCTCAATTCGATCTTCTTGAAACTCGTCATGCCCTTGAAGGTATTGCTGCGTATTACGCGGCACTCCGTGGTACAGATGAAGATCTCGAACGGATTCGCCAAAGCTATGAATTAATTAAGACAGCGCAAGAAAATGGCGGATTAGAAGCAGAGTCAGATGCAGTATTACAATATCAATTAATTGTCACTGAAGCTGCTCATAACGTCGTTTTGCTACATCTATTGCGTTGTATGATCCCGATGTTAGAACAAAATATTCGGCAGAACTTTGAGTTCTTATATACCCGTAAAGAAATGTATAAAGCAGTTAGTGAACATCGAGCACAAATTTTTGCCGCTATAATGGCAAGAGAACCAGAAAAAGCACGTGAAGCTTCTCATCGCCATTTAGCCTTTATTGAAGATTTACTGTTGGATATTAGCCGAGAGCAAACTCGCAGAGAACGTTCTTTACGTCGGTTACAGCAACATCCTGATTTGAATTGA